GGCACGTACGTTTTGCCGTTTGGTAGAAACGGATGCACCAGAGTCGGATCTTTGGATGCTCCAGATCCTTGTCGCGGTTGCCGATCTCTATGCAGCAGCCCATCATCTTCCGGTCCCGGACCTCGACTCAGCTCGCATCGACCCCGAAGATCGCTTTGACCTGACTCCAAGCGAATATCGTGAGGTATTTCTGCGGCTCGGTCGCAGACTGGGCGAAAACCGGTATTACCCATATTGTTTCGATAGCACAGACCTGTCACCTAACCAGCCGCCCCCTGGTATCGGCGATTTAGCCGACGATCTCGCGGACATCTACCGTGACATCAAGCCGGGATTACGCGCTTGGGACGCGAATATAGCCGATTTCGTGTCGGATATTATCTTTGAGTGGAAGGAGCCCCTGTTTAGAACCCATTGGGGGCGACATGCTGTTGATGTACTGCGTGTACTGCATAGTCTGGTCTATAAGTAACGTTATTGGCGACACGTAGTATAAGGCGAGGTTCATCTATTCAGATGTCATCTCGGAATAGATAACAGCTTCTATTCGCACGTCATAAACCAATTGACGGCAATTAGCTTGGTATCCTGACAACAGGGACATCCTGGCGTGCAGCCCTAGAATCTGGCTTCGAGGCTCCCGTTCCGGTCCTTGTTGCAAGGACGACCTCATACACGGTGCTGTATCTGTGCTGACGACAGAAGCAGCTAAAACGCTTGCTCCGGGCTGGCACGACATATTCGCGGCATTCGCTTCGAGTACACTTCTTGGCTTAGCCATGGGAGCGGGGTCAGCCACTGCCATCATTGTCACATTGCAAATGTTCCTGAACGAGTTTGCAGATTTTATCGATCAATATAATGGAGCCAAAGGTGTTGCAGTAGCAACAGATGGGAAAGGGATTTACGTTGTCAATCGGTCCTCAGGGCAAGGAATATACTGGGTTCCAGGTTACCTCAACATGGGAACCTGGATGATCAGTCGGCTTCCTAGTTCAATGTATGTCGGAGCAAAGCCAGTCTATTCAGCTGGAGACAAGTGGTGGAGTGGGTGGCATTTCAAAACTGACGAGAAGTCGGTTTCCAAAGAAGATCGAGATAGGTAAGGAGTATGTTTGTTCCAGACCTATAATCTATTTATTTTCGCTTGATGTTTTGGATATAAATACTTATTGGTTATTAATTTGCGTGGCGTATTCTTTTGCGAGATAAGAAC
This is a stretch of genomic DNA from Kallotenue papyrolyticum. It encodes these proteins:
- a CDS encoding DUF5063 domain-containing protein, producing the protein MDKYSNLKEQPTVVHFVESARTFCRLVETDAPESDLWMLQILVAVADLYAAAHHLPVPDLDSARIDPEDRFDLTPSEYREVFLRLGRRLGENRYYPYCFDSTDLSPNQPPPGIGDLADDLADIYRDIKPGLRAWDANIADFVSDIIFEWKEPLFRTHWGRHAVDVLRVLHSLVYK